The following coding sequences lie in one Ostrinia nubilalis chromosome 2, ilOstNubi1.1, whole genome shotgun sequence genomic window:
- the LOC135086282 gene encoding dynein axonemal light chain 1-like yields the protein MAQLKPTTCKEAIARWEKEKGQVAADATVIELQFQWPPIEKMDGALSTLVACEKLSLSSNMIDKIAGIAGMRSLKILSLGRNYIKSLAGIETVADTLEELWISYNPIDKLKGIGSLKSLRVLYMCNNAVKEWVEFNRLQECPALRDLVFIGNPICENQPDIDTWRTQAANRLQQIAKLDGVPIIRE from the exons ATGGCCCAACTTAAACCCACGACGTGCAAGGAAGCAATAGCTCGTTGGGAAAAGGAAAAAGGTCAGGTGGCTGCCGACGCTACGGTGATCGAGCTTCAGTTTCAGTGGCCACCCATCGAGAAGATGGACGGAGCGCTTTCCACACTGGTCGCCTGCGA GAAACTGAGCTTGTCGTCAAATATGATTGATAAAATAGCTGGTATTGCTGGCATGAGAAGTCTCAAAATATTGTCACTGGGCCGAAATTATATCAAATCATTAGCAGGAATT gaAACTGTAGCTGATACCCTGGAAGAACTGTGGATCAGTTACAACCCAATAGACAAGTTAAAGGGGATCGGTTCCTTGAAGTCTTTGCGAGTTCTCTACATGTGTAACAACGCTGTCAAGGAGTGGGTTGAATTTAACAGGTTGCAG GAATGTCCAGCACTACGAGACTTGGTATTCATCGGGAACCCTATTTGCGAGAATCAACCCGACATAGATACCTGGCGAACCCAGGCGGCCAACCGCTTGCAGCAGATCGCCAAGTTGGACGGTGTGCCCATCATCAGGGAGTGA
- the LOC135080778 gene encoding probable ATP-dependent RNA helicase CG8611, translating to MDDLQLNISAVKKVKKKVSAPPKNASEYKFVSNPQFTGKTIARKRPQNFNKQRQNQQKSNGEPQKKLPKLSTNTSDDLDSRLRELSENKGKFEGKNYQEMNDELQVQQKPRSGAWISSLFKNNPDVPKIGQRAVKPLTEKVFAGRTFADLDIHPHSVANLQQNLGLNELMTVQQKAIPVILQGRDVLIRSQTGSGKTLAYALPLIEGLQAIRPKINRHDGIRAVVVVPTRELAVQTYELFVKLVKPFTWIVPGLLSGGQKRKAEKARLRKGLNILVGTPGRINDHLRHTQSLNFAKTGCLILDEADKLLDMGYEKDVAAIVKSIEDHKKAATYDPLALIKQTIVKKIDETTDVEEAEKPDDNVNSDIKHKLTEVLLSKDRQTILLSATLTKAVENLAGITMKDPVFVDTSEGRALVADSLKPKLSEVQAFKKDVKTEEKVTKSSKALPQEDKTDKQVSNETTTENKLEIKRGLVAFSGLNHTDLFKKENDIVINTHSKPVPKSNEDSDSDSDYEYFKVQKDLEAKKPKVEEDDEEKVDEEPQPNLFEQALKTAVVEDELILPASVNQTFLIVPMKLRLVTLCSLIVEHCVLNKKGGKMIVFMATLEMVDYYSELIETVLTGKNVKVKKKDNSKKEKGKKRKADEDDSDQEQSSENSDSEFKVDYEEPAEGGLVPVALDMFSLHGSMPHEQRMEVFKQFRAARNGVLICTDVAARGIDVPRVDLVLQYCAPASATDYVHRVGRTGRAAKVGAAIMFLLPSEAEFVRHLEQKRIRLRQSDETAALESLRSVAPATASVQRAAIAVQARLEHTAHSSKQWLARASRGELAYTAPYSSSRRDCSAGIASQRSAGDRERAARRHRGAGAPRAHRAQQQAVARAR from the exons ATGGATGATTTACAGTTGAATATATCAGCCGTTAAAAag GTTAAAAAGAAGGTGAGTGCTCCCCCGAAAAATGCGTCTGAATACAAGTTTGTATCCAATCCTCAGTTTACTGGTAAAACCATAGCTAGGAAAAGGCCACAAAACTTCAATAAACAACGGCAAAATCAACAAAAGTCTAATGGAGAACCTCAGAAGAAATTGCCTAAATTGTCAACCAACACTTCAGATGATTTGGACTCTAGATTGCGAGAACTCAGTGAGAATAAAGGGAAGTTTGAAGGAAAAAACTACCAGGAGATGAATGATGAGTTGCAAGTCCAACAGAAACCAAGAAGTGGTGCCTGGATTTcatcattatttaaaaataaccctgATGTGCCGAAGATTGGTCAACGAGCTGTGAAACCTCTTACAGAGAAAGTATTTGCAGGGAGAACTTTTGCAGATTTAGACATACATCCTCACAGTGTTGCCAATCTTCAACAAAACTTAGGATTAAATGAATTGATGACTGTGCAGCAGAAAGCAATTCCTGTAATATTGCAAGGCCGAGATGTTTTGATCAG ATCTCAGACAGGGTCAGGCAAAACTCTAGCCTATGCTCTACCCCTGATTGAAGGTTTGCAAGCCATTAGACCTAAAATCAATCGGCACGATGGCATCCGAGCTGTCGTTGTTGTGCCCACCAGAGAACTGGCCGTGCAGACTTATGAACTGTTTGTGAAGCTGGTGAAG CCATTTACTTGGATAGTGCCAGGTTTGTTAAGTGGAGGACAAAAGAGGAAAGCAGAGAAAGCTAGGTTAAGGAAAGGACTTAATATTTTGGTGGGTACTCCAGGAAGAATAAATGACCATTTGAGACACACACAGTCATTGAACTTTGCTAAGACAGG CTGCTTGATATTGGACGAAGCAGACAAGTTATTGGATATGGGTTACGAAAAAGATGTAGCTGCAATAGTAAAATCTATTGAAGACCATAAAAAAGCAGCTACATATGATCCACTAGCATTGATCAAACAAACAATTGTAAAGAAGATTGATGAAACTACAGATGTTGAAGAAGCAGAAAAGCCAGATGATAATGTAAATAGTGATATTAAACATAAGTTGACTGAAGTTCTTCTGTCTAAAGATAGGCAAACTATTTTGTTATCAGCAACTCTTACCAAG gCAGTTGAGAATTTGGCGGGAATAACTATGAAGGATCCTGTATTTGTAGATACCTCAGAAGGCAGAGCACTTGTTGCTGACTCACTAAAACCAAAACTTTCCGAAGTTCAAGCTTTTAAAAAAGATGTCAAAACTGAAGAGAAAGTAACGAAAAGTAGTAAAGCTCTGCCTCAAGAAGACAAAACAGACAAACAAGTTTCCAACGAAACAACAACAGAAAATAAGTTAGAAATTAAAAGAG GATTAGTTGCATTTAGTGGGTTGAATCATACTgacttatttaaaaaagaaaatgataTTGTAATAAATACTCATTCCAAACCTGTACCTAAAAGTAATGAAGATAGTGATAGTGACTCTGATTATGAATATTTCAAAGTACAAAAAGATTTGGAAGCAAAGAAACCTAAGGTTGAAGAAGATGATGAAGAAAAAGTTGATGAAGAACCTCAGCCGAATTTATTTGAGCAAGCTCTAAAGACAGCTGTTGTAGAAGATGAGCTTATTCTACCTGCAAGTGTAAATCAGACGTTTTTAATAGTTCCAATGAAGTTAAGATTAGTTACCTTATGTTCTCTCATAGTAGAACATTGTGTTTTAAACAAAAAAGGAGGCAAAATGATTGTTTTTATGGCAACTCTGGAGATGGTAGATTATTATTCTGAATTAATAGAAACGGTATTGACAGGAAAAAATGTTAAAGTGAAAAAGAAAGACAacagtaaaaaagaaaaagggaAAAAAAGAAAAGCAGATGAAGATGACAGTGATCAA GAACAATCTTCAGAAAATTCGGATTCAGAATTCAAAGTAGATTATGAAGAACCTGCCGAAGGCGGATTGGTGCCTGTTGCATTAGATATGTTCAGTCTTCATGGTTCGATGCCACACGAACAAAGAATGGAAGTCTTCAAGCAGTTCCGGGCTGCCAGGAATGGTGTACTTATTTGTACG GACGTAGCGGCTCGTGGGATAGATGTCCCACGCGTGGACCTGGTGCTTCAGTACTGCGCGCCAGCCTCTGCCACCGACTACGTTCACAG GGTCGGCCGCACGGGTCGTGCTGCGAAAGTTGGGGCTGCCATCATGTTCTTGCTGCCTAGTGAAGCGGAGTTTGTCAGACATTTGGAACAAAAACGCATCAG GTTGCGGCAGTCAGACGAGACTGCAGCGCTGGAATCGCTTCGCAGCGTAGCGCCGGCGACCGCGAGCGTGCAGCGCGCCGCCATCGCGGTGCAGGCGCGCCTCGAGCACACCGCGCACAGCAGCAAGCAGTGGCTCGCGCGCGCTAGCAGAGGTGAGCTAGCTTACACAGCCCCGTACAGTAGCAGCAGACGAGACTGCAGCGCTGGAATCGCTTCGCAGCGTAGCGCCGGCGACCGCGAGCGTGCAGCGCGCCGCCATCGCGGTGCAGGCGCGCCTCGAGCACACCGCGCACAGCAGCAAGCAGTGGCTCGCGCGCGCTAG
- the LOC135078311 gene encoding probable ATP-dependent RNA helicase CG8611 has translation RRPRACSAPPSRCRRASSTPRTAASSGSRALAEVSYLTQSGTVAADETAALESLRSVAPAAASVQRAAIAVQARLEHTAHSSKQWLARASRAYTSWVRFYSAYPREVRQWLDARQIHLGHAAKSFALRDTPAMLARRAKGLPSNKEKPQNRLTLHEDVDKKRPGFPKMKIGKFGSNVSNKQSSMHTASEFDSGLPPLEPAKKKKKTK, from the exons CGGCGACCGCGAGCGTGCAGCGCGCCGCCATCGCGGTGCAGGCGCGCCTCGAGCACACCGCGCACAGCAGCAAGCAGTGGCTCGCGCGCGCTAGCAGAGGTGAGCTACCTTACACAGTCCGGTACAGTAGCAGCAGACGAGACTGCAGCGCTGGAATCGCTTCGCAGCGTAGCGCCGGCGGCCGCGAGCGTGCAGCGCGCCGCCATCGCGGTGCAGGCGCGCCTCGAGCACACCGCGCACAGCAGCAAGCAGTGGCTCGCGCGCGCTAGCAGAG CCTACACATCATGGGTGCGCTTCTACTCTGCCTACCCGCGCGAGGTGCGTCAATGGCTGGACGCGAGGCAGATTCACCTCGGCCATGCGGCCAAGTCCTTCGCGCTGAGAGACACGCCCGCCATGCTGGCCAGGAGGGCTAAGGGACTCCCTAGCAATAAGGAGAAGCCCCAGAACAGGCTTACGCTGCACGAGGATGTGGACAAGAAACGACCTGG TTTCCCTAAAATGAAGATTGGCAAATTCGGAAGCAATGTCTCTAACAAACAGAGTTCTATGCACACGGCGAGCGAGTTCGACAGCGGACTACCGCCCCTGGAACCcgcaaagaaaaagaagaaaactAAATAA